The following are encoded together in the Thiobacillus sp. SCUT-2 genome:
- a CDS encoding acylphosphatase, whose translation MKTHHLRIHGRVQGVWFREAMRQEAERLGVAGWVRNTPDGKVEAVVQGPAEAVAALIEWAHRGPPLARVDRVEIGAAEGRFNGFVKQVD comes from the coding sequence GTGAAGACGCACCACCTGCGCATTCACGGCCGCGTGCAGGGCGTGTGGTTCCGTGAGGCGATGCGGCAGGAGGCCGAGCGCCTCGGCGTGGCGGGCTGGGTGCGCAACACGCCCGACGGCAAGGTCGAGGCGGTGGTGCAGGGCCCGGCCGAGGCGGTCGCTGCATTGATCGAATGGGCGCACCGGGGGCCGCCGCTGGCGCGGGTCGACCGCGTCGAGATCGGTGCGGCGGAGGGGCGGTTCAATGGCTTCGTGAAGCAGGTCGACTGA
- the dnaE gene encoding DNA polymerase III subunit alpha, with protein sequence MTDPRFVHLRLHSEFSVSDGLVRVDEAVDRARATGMPALGFTDLSNTFGWIKFYRAARGAGVKPVFGCDVWVTNSADRNRPSRLLLLVQHREGYRRLCEILSRAYQENLYRGRAEIDPAWFAEGTEGLLALSGGDAGNVAQALLDDKPAAARAAAEAWAALFPGRYYLELQRFGQPHTERLIDGLLDVGAALNLPAVATHPIQFLAPDDFKAHEARVCIAEGMMLGDPRRPRPFTAEQYFKSPDEMAGLFADLPEALANSVEIAKRCNLTLELGKSKLPDFPTPDGMSLDDYIRQRSYEGLHERMAHLYPDEAARAAKLPEYTERLEFELGTIIQMGFPGYFLIVSDFINWAKHNGVPVGPGRGSGAGSLVAYCLSITDLDPLRYDLLFERFLNPERVSMPDFDVDFCQDGRDRVIQYVKDTYGHAAVSQIATFGTLGSKSVIRDVGRVLDMPYTYCDKLSKLVPVEGVKPVSLRKALEMEPQLKERYDQEEEVQELFGLAEKLEELTRNVGMHAGGVLIAPGKLTDFCPLYRAEGSEAVVSQFDKDDVEAIGLVKFDFLGLRTLTILAEAVRFVQRQPGMETFRLEDLPLDDPAVYRLFADGNTTAVFQSESRSAKDLEKKLKGDCFEDIIALMALNRPGPLGSGMVDDFIVRKNEQRKTGRGKAEWYFHPDLEDTLKSTYGIIVYQEQVMLVAQILAGYSLGGADLLRRAMGKKKAEEMAKQREIFLAGAKGRGVDDALAGRLFDLMEKFAEYGFNKSHSAAYALVAYHTAWLKAHYPAEFMAATMSSEMSDTDKVRIFYEDCRANGLAMLGPDINLSGYRFDPVSKTEIRYGLGAIKGSGEAAIGAIVAEREANGPYKGLFDLARRVDKRYLNRRVLEALVKAGAFDSLNDHRASLMASIGPALDAADRKARSGGQVGLFGEALDGGEEPVDVPRWPEQEKLAQEKSALGYFFSGHPFTAYSQEVARFAKKRLDSLEPSRDPVLLAGIVVSLRTQMTRRGKMLILLLDDATAQVEVVIFNELFEQNRHLLKEDALLVIEGKVNRDDYSGGVRVTGDRIYDLAGARTRFAQGLRLACNGESSGRRLAELLAPYKAEEGGCPVWVEYRNHDARCSVRLGEDWRVRLDDRLLESLGGWLKPEAVSVLY encoded by the coding sequence TTCTCCGTCTCCGACGGCCTGGTGCGGGTCGACGAGGCGGTCGACCGCGCACGCGCCACCGGCATGCCGGCGCTGGGCTTCACCGACCTTTCCAACACCTTCGGCTGGATCAAGTTCTACCGCGCCGCGCGCGGCGCCGGCGTGAAGCCGGTATTCGGCTGCGACGTCTGGGTGACCAACAGCGCCGACCGCAACCGGCCGTCGCGCCTGCTGCTGCTGGTGCAGCATCGCGAGGGCTATCGCCGCCTCTGCGAAATCCTGTCGCGCGCCTACCAGGAAAACCTGTACCGCGGTCGTGCCGAAATCGATCCGGCCTGGTTCGCCGAGGGGACCGAGGGGCTCCTCGCACTGTCGGGCGGCGACGCCGGCAATGTCGCCCAGGCGCTGCTCGACGACAAGCCGGCCGCCGCGCGCGCGGCGGCCGAAGCCTGGGCTGCACTGTTCCCGGGACGCTACTACCTCGAATTGCAGCGCTTCGGCCAGCCGCACACCGAGCGCCTGATCGACGGCCTGCTCGACGTCGGCGCCGCCCTGAACCTGCCTGCGGTTGCCACCCATCCGATCCAGTTCCTCGCGCCCGACGACTTCAAGGCGCACGAGGCGCGCGTGTGCATCGCCGAGGGCATGATGCTCGGCGACCCGCGCCGGCCGCGGCCGTTCACCGCCGAGCAGTATTTCAAGTCGCCCGACGAGATGGCCGGACTGTTCGCCGACCTGCCGGAAGCGCTCGCGAACAGCGTCGAGATCGCCAAGCGCTGCAACCTCACGCTCGAGCTGGGAAAAAGCAAGCTGCCCGACTTCCCGACGCCGGACGGCATGAGCCTCGACGACTACATCCGCCAGCGCTCCTACGAAGGCCTGCATGAGCGCATGGCGCACCTGTATCCGGACGAGGCGGCGCGCGCGGCGAAGCTGCCCGAGTACACCGAACGCCTCGAATTCGAGCTCGGCACCATCATCCAGATGGGTTTCCCGGGCTACTTCCTGATCGTGTCGGACTTCATCAACTGGGCCAAGCACAACGGCGTGCCGGTGGGGCCGGGGCGGGGCTCGGGCGCGGGCTCGCTGGTCGCCTACTGCCTGTCGATCACCGACCTCGACCCGCTCAGGTACGACCTGCTGTTCGAGCGCTTCCTCAACCCCGAGCGCGTATCGATGCCCGACTTCGACGTCGACTTCTGCCAGGACGGGCGCGACCGCGTGATCCAGTACGTGAAGGACACGTATGGCCACGCCGCGGTGTCGCAGATCGCCACCTTCGGCACGCTGGGCTCGAAGTCGGTCATCCGCGACGTTGGTCGCGTGCTCGACATGCCCTACACCTACTGCGACAAGCTCTCCAAGCTGGTTCCGGTCGAAGGCGTGAAGCCGGTATCGCTCAGGAAGGCGCTGGAGATGGAGCCGCAGCTCAAGGAACGCTACGACCAGGAAGAGGAGGTGCAGGAGCTCTTCGGGCTGGCGGAGAAGCTCGAGGAGCTTACGCGCAACGTCGGCATGCACGCCGGCGGCGTGCTGATCGCGCCCGGGAAACTCACCGACTTCTGTCCGCTCTATCGCGCCGAAGGTTCCGAGGCGGTGGTGTCGCAGTTCGACAAGGACGACGTCGAGGCGATCGGTCTGGTGAAGTTCGACTTCCTCGGCCTGCGCACGCTGACCATCCTCGCCGAGGCGGTGCGCTTCGTGCAGCGCCAGCCCGGCATGGAGACCTTCCGGCTGGAGGACCTGCCGCTCGACGATCCGGCGGTCTACAGGCTCTTCGCCGACGGCAACACCACGGCGGTGTTCCAGTCGGAATCGCGCTCGGCCAAGGATCTGGAGAAGAAGCTCAAGGGCGACTGCTTCGAGGACATCATCGCGCTGATGGCGCTGAACCGGCCGGGCCCGCTCGGCTCCGGCATGGTCGACGACTTCATCGTGCGCAAGAACGAGCAGCGCAAGACCGGCCGCGGCAAGGCGGAGTGGTATTTCCACCCCGATCTCGAAGACACGCTGAAATCGACCTACGGCATCATCGTCTACCAGGAGCAGGTGATGCTGGTGGCGCAGATCCTCGCCGGCTACTCGCTCGGCGGCGCCGACCTGCTGCGCCGCGCGATGGGCAAGAAGAAGGCCGAGGAAATGGCCAAGCAGCGCGAGATCTTCCTTGCCGGGGCGAAGGGCCGCGGCGTCGATGATGCGCTGGCCGGGCGGCTGTTCGACCTGATGGAGAAGTTCGCCGAATACGGCTTCAACAAGTCGCACTCGGCGGCGTACGCGCTGGTGGCCTACCACACGGCCTGGCTCAAGGCGCATTACCCGGCCGAGTTCATGGCGGCGACGATGTCCTCGGAAATGTCCGACACCGACAAGGTGCGCATCTTCTACGAGGACTGCCGCGCCAACGGCCTTGCGATGCTGGGACCGGACATCAACTTGTCGGGCTACCGCTTCGACCCGGTCAGCAAGACCGAGATCCGCTACGGCCTGGGCGCGATCAAGGGCAGCGGCGAGGCGGCGATCGGCGCGATCGTCGCCGAGCGCGAGGCGAATGGTCCCTACAAGGGCCTGTTCGACCTGGCGCGCCGCGTCGACAAGCGCTATCTGAACCGCCGCGTGCTGGAGGCGCTGGTCAAGGCGGGCGCATTCGATTCGCTGAACGACCACCGCGCGAGCCTGATGGCGTCGATCGGCCCGGCGCTCGATGCCGCCGACCGCAAGGCGAGGAGCGGCGGCCAGGTCGGCCTGTTCGGCGAGGCGCTCGACGGCGGCGAGGAGCCGGTCGACGTGCCGCGCTGGCCCGAGCAGGAGAAGCTCGCCCAGGAAAAGTCCGCGCTCGGCTACTTCTTCAGCGGCCACCCGTTCACCGCGTACAGCCAGGAGGTCGCCCGCTTTGCCAAGAAGCGCCTCGACAGCCTGGAGCCCTCGCGCGACCCGGTCCTGCTCGCCGGCATCGTCGTTTCGCTGCGCACGCAGATGACGCGGCGCGGCAAGATGCTGATCCTGCTGCTCGACGACGCCACCGCGCAGGTCGAGGTCGTGATCTTCAACGAACTGTTCGAGCAGAACCGCCACCTCCTGAAGGAGGACGCGCTGCTGGTGATCGAGGGCAAGGTCAACCGCGACGACTATTCGGGCGGCGTGCGGGTGACCGGCGACCGCATCTACGACCTCGCCGGGGCGCGCACCCGCTTCGCGCAGGGCCTGCGGCTGGCGTGCAACGGCGAGTCGAGCGGCCGCAGGCTGGCCGAACTGCTGGCGCCCTACAAGGCCGAGGAGGGCGGCTGCCCGGTCTGGGTCGAGTACCGCAACCACGACGCCCGCTGCAGCGTGCGGCTGGGCGAGGACTGGCGGGTGCGGCTGGACGACCGCCTGCTGGAATCGCTGGGCGGCTGGCTCAAGCCCGAAGCGGTCAGCGTCCTGTACTGA